The following nucleotide sequence is from Endozoicomonas sp. GU-1.
GTTGAAGCCACCACTGACATTATTGAAAAGCTGACCAGGAAAGTTAAGTACAAAGAGCTGGATGATGCGGATGCCCTGATGGCTGCACTGCAATCTGAGCTTGCTGATATTCTTGTACCGGCTGACCAGCCACTGGTTATCCCGCAACAGGACACCCCTTTTGTTATCCTGGTGGTGGGCGTTAATGGTGTGGGCAAGACCACCACGATTGGCAAACTGGCTCGTAAACTTCAGTCCGAAGGCCGCAAGGTTATGCTCGCGGCTGGCGATACATTCCGTGCGGCTGCGGTTGAACAGTTGCAGGTGTGGGGTGAGCGCAATGAGATTCCGGTGGTGGCCCAGCATACCGGCGCTGACAGCGCTTCCGTTATCTTTGATGCCTTTGAAGCAGCAAGAGCCCGTAATATCGACGTCCTGATTGCCGATACCGCTGGTCGCCTCCACAACAAGGATCATTTGATGGAGGAGTTGAAAAAGGTGAAGCGGGTGCTTGGGAAGCTGGACCCTGATGCACCCCATGAAGTGTTACTGGTACTGGATGCGGGCACCGGGCAGAATGCCCTGAGCCAGGCTCGCCTGTTCCATGAAACGGTGCAGTTAACCGGCATGGCCCTGACCAAACTGGATGGAACCGCCAAGGGCGGGGTGATCTTCGCGCTGTCCAAACAGATGAAACTGCCAATCCGTTTCCTGGGCGTGGGTGAGCAGATAGATGACCTGAGACCCTTCTCGGCTAAGGAGTTTGTTAAAGCGCTATTTTCCCGGGAAGGTTGATATGACCTGCAATGAGCGGCAAATGTCGCTCATTAGAGTGTTGGTGACTTGAATAGCATCCAATAGATAGATTAAGGACAGCTGGATGATTCGCTTTGACGGTGTCAGCAAGCGTTACCCGGGAGGTCATGTTGGCCTTGAGCACGTCAGTTTTCACCTGGAGCGGGGAGAGATTGCGTTTCTGACAGGCCATTCTGGTGCAGGAAAAAGTACCCTGATGAAGCTGATTATGCTTCTTGAGAGGGCCAGTGCAGGTCAGGTCTGGGTGGGAGGTCATAACCTGCGGGCTCTGAAGAACAGCCGGATTCCCTATCTTCGCCGCAACATTGGTGTGGTTTTTCAGGATCACCAGTTGCTGTTTGATCGTACTGTTTTTGAAAATGTTGCTTTACCGCTGCTGATCGCAGGCTATTCTCCCAGTGATTGCGCTGGCCGGGTTCGCGCTGCTCTGGATATGGTCGGGTTATTAAGCAAGGAAAAGTTGTTGCCAGTGGCTTTGTCCGGTGGTGAACAGCAGCGGGTTGGCCTGGCGCGGGCAGTCGTGAATCGCCCGGCTTTGATTCTTGCGGATGAGCCCACTGGAAACCTTGATCCGCAGTTGTCCACGGAAATCATGAAGCTGTTTGAGAACTTTAATCAGGTGGGGGTTACCGTGTTGATTGCCAGTCATGACCTGGCGCTGGTGGCCCGGATGCGACACCGTATTTTGACCCTGGAGCATGGCAGGCTGGTTGCAGACCAGGAGGTTCAGTGAGTCTGTTTAGTAAGAACAACAGGCGACAGCAAAATGGTCGTCGGCACACAGTGGATGAACAGGCGGGGATGGGCAAAACCGCTGGAAAGAGTGCGGGAAGTTTTGTTCCTAAAGAAGCCAATAAAGATGCCCATAAAAGAGGTGCCAATCGCCAGACCGTAGCAACCCTGACACTGCATTCTTTCCTGAGCCTGCATCGGCAGGTGGGCAGGGATGCGCTGACCCGTCTGCTGAACAACCCTGTGGCCAGTCTGTTGAACAGCTTGCTGATCGCGGTTGCCTTTTCCCTGCCGGTTTTGCTGTTTGTTCTGGTGAGCAATGTGCAGGTGCTGGGGGCAGCCTGGGATGGGCAGCCCAAAATCTCCATTTACCTCAATCATGGGGTTAGCCAGAAAATTATCGATCAACGTATTGCGGATTATCGTCAAGACCCTCTGATTAAAGAAGTTGTCTATCTGTCGCCGGAACAGGGGGTGAACGACTTTCAGCAAAAGGCCGGACTGCAGGATGTGATTAGCCAGCTTGGGTTTAATCCATTGCCGGGGGTGATAGAGCTGCTGCCTGCCATCGAGGCATCTTTTGAACAACTGGATGATGCCGTGGTCCATTATCAGCAAATGGAAGGGGTTGACCAGGTTCGCCTGGACCGGCAGTGGGTACAGAGGCTGCAGGCAATTTTGACGATGCTTGAACGCTTTGCCATCATGCTGGGCGGGATTCTCGGGCTTACCGTGGTTCTGGTGATCAGCAACACCGTGCGCCTCAGTATTGAAAGCCGCCGTGATGAAATCAAAATTATCAGTATGGTGGGTGGAACCCGGGGCTTTATTGCCATGCCCTTCATCTATATGGGGATCTGGTATGGCGTGATTGGTGCCATTCTGGCTCAAGTGATTGTTTTTTCATTATTAGCTGTCCTGAGTCATGAAATGATGAATATTGCCGGACTGTATAATAGCGAGATGGTATTATCTGGCCCCGGTTTTGGCGTGTTGGGCGTATTGTTGCTGGCCGGAATAGCGTTTGGTGTTCTGGGGGCAATAAGCAGCTGCTATCGACATTTTCAGGCTTTAGTACCTGACTAGGAGCCTGTCCGAGAATAGACTGTGTAAAGTAAGAAAATGTCCTGTAAAGTCGATAGCGATTGTGAACCGAATTGTTGTTATTATTAGTATTCGTTTGAACTTCAGCTATTTTAACAGAGTCAAATCAGAGGGTATCTTGACGGAGTCAGTTATGGGCACCAGTCTTCAACCAGTCGATATGTTAGTTCCTGGCCGCAATATTGATGCCTATGTTGCGTCAGTCAGCAGTATTGCTGTGTTGTCTGCTGAACAGGAAAAGACCCTTGCTGAGCGCCTCTTCTTTCATAATGATCTGGAAGCGGCTCGTCAGCTGGTCATGTCTCACCTTCGCTTTGTTGTTCACATTGCCAAAAGCTATTCCGGCTATGGTCTGCCACTGGCAGATCTGATTCAGGAAGGCAATGTGGGTCTTATGAAAGCGGTTAAGCGTTTTAACCCTGAAGTTGGGGTAAGGCTCGTCTCCTTTGCTGTGCATTGGGTCAAAGCGGAAATACACGAATTTATTCTGCGTAACTGGCGCATTGTGAAAGTCGCGACCACGAAAGCGCAACGCAAACTTTTCTTTAACCTGCGCAGCGCTAAAAAGCGGCTGTCCTGGTTAACCAACGATGAAGCGGATGCCGTAGCCAAAGATCTGGGCGTTGAAGCTAAAGTGGTTCGCGAAATGGAAAGCCGAATGGCTGGCCAGGATACCGCTTTTGATGGCTATGGGGACGATGATAGCGATACCGCTTATCAGGCACCTGCTTACTATCTGGAAGACCATAACTCAGACCCTTCTTCTCTGCTTGAAGATGCCGACTGGTCCGACAGTTCTATTTCCCAGCTGAGAAGTGCCTTGGCACAGCTGGACGAACGCAGTCGGGATATTCTGCAGAAGCGTTGGCTGGCAGAAGAAAAGGCAACGCTGCATGAGCTGGCGGACACCTATGGAGTATCTGCTGAGCGTATCCGCCAGTTGGAAAAGAATGCGATGAAAAAGCTGAAAGGCTCTATGGAAGCCTGACGCCGATTAAACGTTCTGGAAAAAGCCGCTAAATAGCGGCTTTTTTTATGAGGTTAAAAAATTCAGGGTGTTGACTTTTATCAACACCAGCGTAGAATGCGCCGCTCTTCCACGGGCTAACTTGAAACGGTCACCCACGGATCGTCAGAATGAATCATCATTGCTGAACGGGAAGTGCGGTTTGAAAATGGGTTGTTTGGATTGAATGAAAAACAACCGGTTGACAAATCAAATTGGCGCGGTAATATGCGCCTCCGCTGACAGGGCTTGAGAGCAACGTTAGCGAGTTGGAAAGCTTCTTTCTTCTTCTGAAAAATGATCGCTTGACAACGAAAGCCGCTACGGTAAGATAGGCGGCCTTGCTGATCAGCACTGACTGCTGAATCAGCGATTAAATCACTACGGTTTAATCAGTTCTTTAACAAGATATCAGACAATTCGTGTGGGCGCTTGTGCGATTGCATCGGTTAATCAGCTTCGGCTGAAAACACTTTAAGATGCTTAATTGATCAAGCGAACATACCTGTAAATTCATGTACGTTTAATTGTGACATTGAGCCGTTGTTTTGTTCTTCGGAATAAAATGACAAAACGATTTAAACTGAAGAGTTTGATCATGGCTCAGATTGAACGCTGGCGGCAGGCCTAACACATGCAAGTCGAGCGGTAGCAGGAAGTGCTTGCACTTCGCTGACGAGCGGCGGACGGGTGCGTAACACGTAGGAATCTGCCTGGTAGTGGGGGATAGCCCGGAGAAATCCGGATTAATACCGCATACGCCCTACGGGGGAAAGGAGGGGATCTTCGGACCTTTCGCTATCAGATGAGCCTGCGTCGGATTAGCTTGTTGGTGGGGTAAAGGCCTACCAAGGCAACGATCCGTAGCTGGTCTGAGAGGATGATCAGCCACACTGGGACTGAGACACGGCCCAGACTCCTACGGGAGGCAGCAGTGGGGAATATTGCACAATGGGCGAAAGCCTGATGCAGCCATGCCGCGTGTGTGAAGAAGGCCCTAGGGTTGTAAAGCACTTTCAGTGGGGAGGAAAGGTTGAAGGTTAATACCCTTCAGCTGTGACGTTACCCACAGAAGAAGCACCGGCTAACTCCGTGCCAGCAGCCGCGGTAATACGGAGGGTGCGAGCGTTAATCGGAATTACTGGGCGTAAAGCGTGCGTAGGCGGCCACCTAAGTTGGATGTGAAAGCCCCGGGCTCAACCTGGGAACTGCATCCAAAACTGGGTGGCTAGAGTACGGGAGAGGAGTGTGGAATTTCCTGTGTAGCGGTGAAATGCGTAGATATAGGAAGGAACACCAGTGGCGAAGGCGACACTCTGGCCTGATACTGACGCT
It contains:
- the ftsY gene encoding signal recognition particle-docking protein FtsY, encoding MFGSRKDDEKKAKRSFWPWGRRSRDEVSEEQVEAKAEPEVEDVVSTVETPEAVAESASESSAVVDAAPETVPEAVQGTEDKPVHPESREESAYKAPEASDKEVPVVAAPEIPRVAEPESPPEKTPVEPEDKPEAKGGFFARMRQGLSKTRNVLVEGVAELFIGKKEIDDDLLDELETQLLVADVGVEATTDIIEKLTRKVKYKELDDADALMAALQSELADILVPADQPLVIPQQDTPFVILVVGVNGVGKTTTIGKLARKLQSEGRKVMLAAGDTFRAAAVEQLQVWGERNEIPVVAQHTGADSASVIFDAFEAARARNIDVLIADTAGRLHNKDHLMEELKKVKRVLGKLDPDAPHEVLLVLDAGTGQNALSQARLFHETVQLTGMALTKLDGTAKGGVIFALSKQMKLPIRFLGVGEQIDDLRPFSAKEFVKALFSREG
- the ftsE gene encoding cell division ATP-binding protein FtsE, with amino-acid sequence MIRFDGVSKRYPGGHVGLEHVSFHLERGEIAFLTGHSGAGKSTLMKLIMLLERASAGQVWVGGHNLRALKNSRIPYLRRNIGVVFQDHQLLFDRTVFENVALPLLIAGYSPSDCAGRVRAALDMVGLLSKEKLLPVALSGGEQQRVGLARAVVNRPALILADEPTGNLDPQLSTEIMKLFENFNQVGVTVLIASHDLALVARMRHRILTLEHGRLVADQEVQ
- the ftsX gene encoding permease-like cell division protein FtsX, whose translation is MSLFSKNNRRQQNGRRHTVDEQAGMGKTAGKSAGSFVPKEANKDAHKRGANRQTVATLTLHSFLSLHRQVGRDALTRLLNNPVASLLNSLLIAVAFSLPVLLFVLVSNVQVLGAAWDGQPKISIYLNHGVSQKIIDQRIADYRQDPLIKEVVYLSPEQGVNDFQQKAGLQDVISQLGFNPLPGVIELLPAIEASFEQLDDAVVHYQQMEGVDQVRLDRQWVQRLQAILTMLERFAIMLGGILGLTVVLVISNTVRLSIESRRDEIKIISMVGGTRGFIAMPFIYMGIWYGVIGAILAQVIVFSLLAVLSHEMMNIAGLYNSEMVLSGPGFGVLGVLLLAGIAFGVLGAISSCYRHFQALVPD
- the rpoH gene encoding RNA polymerase sigma factor RpoH encodes the protein MGTSLQPVDMLVPGRNIDAYVASVSSIAVLSAEQEKTLAERLFFHNDLEAARQLVMSHLRFVVHIAKSYSGYGLPLADLIQEGNVGLMKAVKRFNPEVGVRLVSFAVHWVKAEIHEFILRNWRIVKVATTKAQRKLFFNLRSAKKRLSWLTNDEADAVAKDLGVEAKVVREMESRMAGQDTAFDGYGDDDSDTAYQAPAYYLEDHNSDPSSLLEDADWSDSSISQLRSALAQLDERSRDILQKRWLAEEKATLHELADTYGVSAERIRQLEKNAMKKLKGSMEA